From the Streptomyces camelliae genome, one window contains:
- a CDS encoding transketolase family protein yields the protein MTLPGRTAYRDELTRIAADNPRILCLEADLGGRGHPFATAYPDRFFNVGIAEGTMIDMAAGLAEGGYQPFVSTFAPFAALRAAESLKLALGYLGAGVTVVAPYAGVSGGWFGTTHHCLEDFAVLRAIPGVTVAAPYGEEEMRAVIRRAARTGEPHYIRTGRNAAPVSLPWEGTDPPVVNWDDAGAEAGRTCLVSVGEVGTDLCLAVRRARPALPHAHLCFVDQPHLERAAAELAERFDRFVVVEEHRPAGGVGSALALLLPGREVRSVDAGDRWPVHGGSHEQVLDELGLNEAALWKALAPYEAPPGTPPAAEGGKA from the coding sequence ATGACCCTGCCCGGACGTACCGCCTACCGCGACGAACTGACCCGCATCGCCGCCGACAACCCCCGGATCCTGTGCCTGGAGGCGGACCTCGGCGGACGCGGCCACCCCTTCGCCACGGCGTACCCCGACCGCTTCTTCAACGTCGGCATCGCCGAGGGCACGATGATCGACATGGCCGCCGGCCTGGCCGAGGGCGGCTACCAGCCCTTCGTCTCGACCTTCGCGCCGTTCGCCGCGCTGCGCGCCGCCGAGAGCCTCAAGCTCGCCCTGGGCTACCTGGGTGCGGGGGTCACGGTGGTCGCCCCGTACGCGGGAGTGTCCGGCGGCTGGTTCGGCACCACGCACCACTGCCTGGAGGACTTCGCCGTACTGCGCGCGATCCCCGGCGTCACGGTGGCCGCGCCCTACGGGGAGGAGGAGATGCGGGCCGTCATCCGGCGGGCCGCGCGCACCGGGGAGCCGCACTACATCCGCACCGGCCGCAACGCCGCCCCGGTGAGCCTGCCCTGGGAGGGCACCGACCCGCCCGTCGTCAACTGGGACGACGCGGGTGCCGAGGCCGGCCGTACCTGCCTGGTCTCCGTCGGCGAGGTCGGCACCGACCTGTGCCTGGCCGTACGCCGGGCCCGGCCCGCCCTGCCGCACGCCCACCTGTGCTTCGTCGACCAGCCGCACCTGGAGCGGGCCGCCGCCGAACTGGCCGAGCGCTTCGACCGGTTCGTCGTCGTCGAGGAGCACCGGCCGGCCGGCGGCGTCGGCTCCGCGCTGGCCCTGCTGCTGCCCGGCCGCGAGGTGCGGTCGGTCGATGCGGGCGACCGGTGGCCGGTGCACGGCGGCAGCCACGAACAGGTACTGGACGAACTAGGCTTGAACGAGGCCGCGTTGTGGAAGGCTCTCGCTCCGTACGAAGCCCCGCCGGGGACCCCCCCGGCAGCTGAGGGGGGAAAGGCATGA
- a CDS encoding APC family permease, whose translation MSTHRIGLGQGTAIYVGAILGAGILALPALAAQVAGPASLLAWLALLLFCVPVATSFAALGARYPDSGGVATFVAKAFGPRASGAVGYWFYFALPAGAPATAYVGGQYVAHTLGGGESMALSVAAVLLLAAFISNTFGLRISGRLQLILVGVLAVLLLIAVLTALPHSDTANLTPFAPHGWGAVGQAASLLFFTFAGWEAVTHLSGEFRDPARDLRRVTMTTLAVIAVLYLGLAMTCVLVLGPDLARTDAPLTLLLQRGTGPAASGVTAVMAMLLTFGTMNSYLAGASRLGAALARDGVLPAPLSKGHLPGEVPRRSLALLFVLSALVCVFALATGTQLGDVMLAASACFIAVTVAGLVAGVRLLPRGSAVWWGAVLAAVVMTVVLAFSGWFLLLPLVLGGVAIGWSTWTAPRRRTAAPPVEPALVAQEAEAAE comes from the coding sequence ATGAGCACCCACCGGATCGGGCTGGGGCAGGGCACCGCGATCTATGTAGGGGCCATCCTGGGCGCCGGCATCCTCGCGCTGCCCGCCCTGGCCGCCCAGGTGGCCGGTCCCGCCTCACTGCTGGCCTGGCTGGCCCTGCTGCTGTTCTGCGTACCGGTCGCCACCAGCTTCGCCGCACTCGGCGCGCGCTATCCGGACAGCGGTGGCGTGGCCACCTTCGTCGCCAAGGCCTTCGGACCGCGCGCCTCCGGAGCGGTCGGCTACTGGTTCTACTTCGCGCTGCCCGCCGGCGCGCCGGCCACCGCCTACGTCGGCGGCCAGTACGTGGCACACACCCTGGGCGGCGGGGAGAGCATGGCCCTGTCCGTGGCTGCGGTGCTGCTGCTGGCCGCGTTCATCAGCAACACGTTCGGACTGCGGATCTCCGGCCGCCTCCAGCTCATCCTGGTCGGGGTGCTGGCGGTGCTGCTGCTGATCGCGGTGCTCACCGCCCTGCCGCACTCCGACACCGCCAACCTGACCCCGTTCGCACCGCACGGCTGGGGGGCCGTCGGACAGGCCGCCAGCCTGCTGTTCTTCACCTTCGCGGGCTGGGAGGCGGTCACCCACCTGTCCGGCGAGTTCCGTGACCCCGCCCGGGACCTGCGTCGGGTGACCATGACGACCCTCGCGGTGATCGCCGTGCTGTACCTGGGCCTCGCGATGACCTGCGTCCTGGTGCTCGGCCCCGATCTCGCCCGCACCGACGCGCCGTTGACGCTGCTGCTCCAGCGCGGCACCGGCCCGGCCGCCTCCGGGGTCACCGCCGTCATGGCCATGTTGCTCACCTTCGGCACCATGAACTCCTACCTGGCCGGGGCCTCCCGGCTGGGCGCGGCCCTGGCACGGGACGGTGTACTGCCCGCACCGCTGTCCAAGGGCCACCTTCCGGGCGAGGTGCCCCGGCGCAGCCTGGCGCTGCTGTTCGTGCTCAGCGCCCTGGTGTGCGTCTTCGCGCTGGCCACCGGAACCCAGCTCGGCGATGTGATGCTGGCGGCCTCGGCCTGCTTCATCGCGGTCACCGTGGCCGGGCTGGTGGCGGGTGTACGGCTGCTGCCCCGGGGCAGCGCGGTGTGGTGGGGCGCGGTGCTGGCCGCCGTGGTGATGACCGTCGTCCTGGCGTTCTCCGGCTGGTTCCTGCTGCTTCCGCTGGTGCTGGGCGGGGTGGCGATCGGCTGGTCCACGTGGACGGCGCCGCGTCGCCGGACGGCAGCGCCTCCGGTGGAACCGGCCCTGGTGGCCCAGGAGGCCGAGGCGGCGGAGTAG
- a CDS encoding SDR family NAD(P)-dependent oxidoreductase, protein MDLGLRGRVAMVAAGTSGIGLAIARRLAAEGAVVSVCGRSPDRLREAVALLEKETDGPVHGAAVDVTDHAAIESWVGEVADRFGGPQVVVANAGSPSEGGADRFGVPDYRTALELNLLSAVTLSRAALPHMRAAGYGRVLFVTSLAAKQPIPGLALSNTVRPAVVGYAKSLVHELSAAREGSVTVNVIAPGMTRTPTLRAWAEQLDGGEAGLCADIPIGRLAEPEEVAAAAAFLASAPAGSITGTVLPVDGGATRGLL, encoded by the coding sequence GTGGATCTCGGGTTGAGGGGACGGGTCGCGATGGTGGCGGCCGGGACGAGCGGGATCGGACTGGCCATCGCCCGCCGGCTGGCGGCGGAGGGAGCGGTGGTGTCGGTGTGCGGGCGCTCCCCGGACCGGTTGCGGGAGGCGGTGGCCCTGCTGGAGAAGGAGACCGACGGCCCCGTGCACGGCGCGGCCGTGGACGTGACCGACCACGCGGCGATCGAGAGCTGGGTCGGTGAGGTGGCCGACCGGTTCGGCGGCCCGCAGGTGGTGGTCGCCAACGCGGGGAGCCCGTCGGAAGGGGGCGCCGACCGGTTCGGCGTACCGGACTACCGGACGGCGCTGGAGCTGAACCTGCTGTCCGCCGTCACCCTGAGCCGCGCGGCCCTGCCGCACATGCGGGCGGCGGGCTACGGCCGGGTACTGTTCGTGACCTCGCTGGCGGCCAAGCAGCCGATCCCGGGGCTGGCGCTGTCCAACACGGTCCGTCCGGCGGTCGTCGGCTACGCCAAGTCGCTGGTGCACGAACTCTCGGCGGCGAGGGAGGGGTCGGTCACGGTGAACGTGATCGCCCCGGGTATGACGCGTACGCCGACGCTCCGGGCCTGGGCCGAGCAACTCGACGGCGGGGAGGCGGGATTGTGTGCCGACATCCCGATCGGCCGGCTCGCGGAGCCGGAGGAGGTGGCCGCCGCCGCCGCGTTCCTGGCGTCCGCGCCGGCCGGCTCGATCACGGGGACGGTCCTGCCGGTGGACGGCGGAGCCACGCGCGGTCTGCTGTGA